The Desulfonatronum sp. SC1 DNA window CCCTCCCTGCATCCCCAGGCCATGACCAGATTGCGGGAAGGCCTGACCCGCCTGTTCCAGCAAGAGCCCTTTCACGAAGGTTCCAGGGTGAATTTCCTGGGCGATACGCGGGACATCATGCTCTGGCTGGGTGAAGGCCATGACCCGGACCTGCCTGGTTCGGCCCGCGCCGCCGACGCACCCTACACCGGAATCCGGCCATCCTATCGCCCCAGGAAGGGCCCCATGCAGCGACCGGAAGAGCTGCTCCTGATCACCGGCTTCACTGACCTTGATCCGGCCTGGGTACGCCAACATTTCACGGTGTGGGGAACGGACGGACGGATCAATCTGAATCTGGCCGACAAGGAGCTGCTCCTGGCCGTGGCTCCGGAATTGGAAGCCTATTGGCCGGCCATCCAGCGGCACCGCACGGAACACGGTTTCCAGCGCCTGGACGAGCTCATCGCCCGCATCCGGCTGCCCATGGATGTCTACCAACGCGTCCTGCCACATCTGGCCCTGGAAGCGGACACCCTGGAAATCTCGGTTGAGGTCCGGCAACCGGCATGGTATGAACTCCACCGAATCATCGTGGAACGGCCCTCCATCCTCGCCGACACCCCGCCCAGAATTCTGGCCAGGGACATCATCGAGTCCAGGCCGCTTTGAGATGCAACGACGAGAACCAATGGAAAGACTTGATTATCCGAAGGATGAGAGAAGCTTATGATTCAAGAATATTGCCAAAATGCCATCGCTCGCGCCGAATACAAGAAACTTGACGACGGCACTTGGTTTGCTGAAATTCCTGGTTTTCAAGGAGTCTGGGCCAACGGAGAAAGCATTGAAGCCTGTCGGCAGGATCTCTGGTCGGTTTTGGAGGAATGGCTCGTAATGAAAATTCAAGACGGCGACCCGCTCCCATGTTTCAATGGTTTGTCCCTGCATGTTAAAGAAGTTGCCGTCGCATAAGGTCCATGCCGCTTTCCCGCCGACAACTCATTCAAAAGATGCGCCTGCTTGGCTTCCATGGTCCCTATTCCGGAGGCAAGCACCAATTCATGGCCAAGGAAACACTCAAGGTTCGCATTCCGAATCCCCACAAATCCAATGAAATATCCGAAGCCCTGTTGTCCGAAATACTCCGGCAAGCAGGGATTTCCAGAAAAGACATCTTGAATTAAACACGAGCCCCACTTGCCTCGCACTTCCACACGCAACCAATTTACTATCGTCCGATTCATCAAGGACGACCCGGTTTGGGAGCGCTTTGACGGCCAAACCCTCCACCCGGTCCCGCATCCGGATCAGGCCTCGAAGTCTTTGCGTTCCCTGCCGGTGTTGGTACTGATTCCGGATCGATTGTTCTTTTTCTTCCAGCCGGAGAGCGACCACCATTCCGGCAGCCTCCGGCAACGCACCGCCGCGGCCCGACTGGAACTGGAGCAGATATTTCCCACCCAGACGTCGGAGCACGGCCCCGGGATCCTGCTCGATGCCGGACGCACCCACCTTTTGGGCTGTCTACCGCACCCGGAGCTGACCGAATTCGCTCGTCGCCACCAGGATATTCTGGCCCGGGCCAACGCCGTAACCACACCGTTTTTCCTGGCCTGGAACGCGGGTCATCGACGCAAGATCGAAAGCTGGGTCTGGGACAATCCGGAGGACGGCGCCACGGCGGCCATGCTCCACGGCCAAATGACCTTTTTTCCCGGCAACGGCGCGGAACTGGAAACGCGGATTGCCGAAGCGTCAGGAACCGGAAACACCGGCCAACCTCTCCAAGTCAACACGCAGTGGAGCTTGCCCGATCTGCTTCAGGCCGCTCCGGACATCGGCTGGTCCCAACTGCGCCTGCCGTTGCCCGCCGCGGCGGGCGAGGGGTTGGATCTGCGCCGTCTGGTTCGCTGGTGCATCGCCGCGACCCTTCTGGGCGGCTTGCTCTGTACCGGACAGGCCCTGCGTCTGACGGCCCAGCAGGCCCAAGTGAAGCAGTGGGAACAGGCCACGCACCGGCTCTACGCCGAAGTTCTCCCCCCTCCCCTGGGCGACGACCCCTTTGGCCGCCTGCTGTTCCGACATGGCCAACTCCAGGGGCCGATTCAGTCCGGGCCGGAC harbors:
- a CDS encoding type II secretion system protein GspK; amino-acid sequence: PSLHPQAMTRLREGLTRLFQQEPFHEGSRVNFLGDTRDIMLWLGEGHDPDLPGSARAADAPYTGIRPSYRPRKGPMQRPEELLLITGFTDLDPAWVRQHFTVWGTDGRINLNLADKELLLAVAPELEAYWPAIQRHRTEHGFQRLDELIARIRLPMDVYQRVLPHLALEADTLEISVEVRQPAWYELHRIIVERPSILADTPPRILARDIIESRPL
- a CDS encoding type II toxin-antitoxin system HicB family antitoxin yields the protein MIQEYCQNAIARAEYKKLDDGTWFAEIPGFQGVWANGESIEACRQDLWSVLEEWLVMKIQDGDPLPCFNGLSLHVKEVAVA
- a CDS encoding type II toxin-antitoxin system HicA family toxin — protein: MPLSRRQLIQKMRLLGFHGPYSGGKHQFMAKETLKVRIPNPHKSNEISEALLSEILRQAGISRKDILN